The proteins below come from a single Pyramidobacter porci genomic window:
- a CDS encoding branched-chain amino acid ABC transporter permease, producing MNLNKNRIFSVLPAILALMIAVLISSNKYFVFLATLSTINAIAILGIVIISGLAGQLNLGQSAFVGLGAYTGAIMALRWGLPFWAAIPVTLFVAGLWGALMGVPALRLKGGPYLALVTQTFGEMVYLIIMNIEKFTGGPFGLLGISYPKIFGYEIKGGVPYMYLSIFFLIVCYWICQKVSKSSVGLVLNGIRESEDAEQSLGINTIRYKITAFVLSAMLGGISGLLYAPFVGYISPDQFRWNSSLLLVSGAIIGGMKSFGGAIVGAMVITCLPEALRLSDQYRMILYGLLVIFCLALLPDGIASLYGKSLKEIGAMLRKRCRELARESK from the coding sequence GTGAACCTCAACAAAAACAGGATCTTCTCTGTTTTGCCGGCGATCCTTGCTCTGATGATCGCCGTCCTGATCTCATCAAACAAGTACTTCGTCTTTCTGGCGACGCTCTCGACAATCAACGCGATCGCCATCCTTGGAATCGTGATCATCTCCGGCCTCGCCGGCCAGCTGAACCTCGGCCAGTCGGCTTTCGTCGGCCTCGGCGCCTACACGGGCGCTATCATGGCGCTCCGTTGGGGGCTTCCGTTCTGGGCTGCGATTCCCGTCACACTGTTTGTGGCAGGGCTGTGGGGTGCCCTGATGGGCGTTCCCGCCCTGCGCCTTAAAGGCGGCCCATATCTTGCTCTCGTCACGCAGACGTTTGGCGAGATGGTTTACCTGATCATCATGAACATTGAGAAGTTCACAGGTGGCCCTTTCGGCCTTCTGGGCATCTCGTATCCGAAGATTTTCGGTTATGAGATCAAGGGCGGAGTTCCGTACATGTACTTGAGCATTTTCTTCCTTATTGTCTGCTACTGGATCTGCCAGAAGGTTTCCAAATCCTCTGTGGGACTCGTGTTGAACGGCATTCGCGAATCGGAAGACGCGGAGCAGTCGCTGGGGATCAACACAATCCGCTACAAGATCACGGCGTTCGTACTCTCGGCGATGCTCGGCGGCATTTCAGGCCTCCTTTACGCGCCTTTTGTCGGCTATATCAGCCCCGACCAGTTCCGTTGGAACTCGTCTCTGCTGCTGGTGTCCGGCGCAATCATCGGCGGCATGAAATCGTTCGGCGGTGCCATTGTCGGCGCTATGGTGATTACATGTCTGCCGGAGGCGCTTCGCCTTTCCGATCAGTACCGCATGATCCTATACGGCCTACTGGTCATCTTCTGTCTCGCCCTTCTTCCCGACGGCATCGCGTCGCTCTACGGAAAGAGTCTCAAGGAAATTGGGGCCATGCTCCGCAAGAGATGCCGCGAGCTCGCTAGGGAAAGCAAGTAG